From the genome of Candidatus Defluviilinea proxima:
GAGATGGACAGTTCACTGATCATGGTCTCTTTATGGTTGAAATGACCTTTAGCTTGTTCCAAAAGTTCTTCGCCAGATTTGGGGTCACGTGCATGGACAACTGCAAGGTATACCGGCTGATTGCCATATTCTTCTCTTGCCATTTCGATCACGCGATCCAAAGATGCTTTGCGTGTGCGGACTCGTTCTGCCATGTTCAGGTCACCATTACTCAACACAGCAATTGGTTTAACATTGAGCAAAGAAGCGAGTGCGGCCTGCAATGTCTTCACACGGCCAGACATTTTGGCATATTCCAAAGTATCAAGCGTCAGAATAACCCGGACCTTATATTTGATCTCTTCAAGGTATTGCACGATCTCTTCCACGCTTTTACCTGCGCGTTCCAACTTACGTGTTTCGCGGCACATGAGACCAATGCCAAGTGAACCAACCGCTGAATCTATCGGGATAACTTTGAACTCATCTTTAACTTCTTCTGCCGCAGAGATGGCCGAAGCGTAAGTGCCTGAAAGTTTAGCAGTGACGTGAATGGAAAGGATCGTATCGCCTTTTTGCGCGATCTTGCGGTAGAACTCCACGAATTGATGAGGGGAAGGCTGGGCTGTCTTTGGAATACGTTTACTTTCATCAACAAGCTTGTAAAAACCCTCATTGTCCAATTCGATGCTTTGAAGGTAGGTCTTCTCGCCAAACAGGATGTTGACGGGGATCATATCGATCCCATACTCTCTGCCCCACCCTGGCAGGATATCAGCCGCACCGTCAGTTACGATTCGAAGCATGTTAATCTCCTTCGAGGTTGATATTTTGATCACCTAACTGGTCGCGCAAGGCCAGTAACGTACGGTGATACAAACTTTTCACTGCTCCTTCACTACGTCCCATGATCGCGCCGATCTCTGCATTCGACATGTTCTCAACAAACTTGAGGATGAGAAGATTCTGTCGTTCCGAGGGCAGGCGTCGGATGAGGCGAAGAAGCGCATCCTGTTCCTGCGAACGGACAAGATTCCGCTCGGGGTGGTCACCTTTTGTCGGCAGGACCGGCAGTTCATCCAATGGGATTTCCTGCTTACGGCTTCGATCTCGGTGCCAATTTGCAACCAGATTGTGGGCAATGCGATACAACCAGGCAGAAAATGGGATACCGCGGTCTGTATAATTTTTTATATGGTTCATTGCCCGTTGGAAGACACGGGCAGTCAGGTCTTCTGCATCATGCAGATTGCCTGTTCTGTAATACACATAGTTGAAGATACGATCCACATAGCGTTCATAGAGTTGACCAAAGGCATCCCGGTCACCTTGTGAAGCCAGTGAAAGTACTTCGTCTTCCTTGAACTCAGTTTCCTGCACAGATCAATCCTACCGCAGGGTTATTACAAATAACCCCAACGGATTTGAGAAGTTACACATGAGTATAACATGCGCGTTATAAATCCATCCCGAAGGCGTCCGAATTAGCGATTGGTATAATTAAGGTTTAGCGTTTGCACAAAACCGTTTCATAACTAAAACATTTGTGCTAAAATACATCTCCTCGAAGGAGTCCCATGTCATCCAATATCATTCGCGTGGTTGGTGCACGCGTCCATAATTTGAAAAACATCACGGTTGAGATCCCGCGCGATAAGTTCGTGGTTATCACTGGCTTATCGGGTTCGGGAAAGTCGTCACTGGCGTTCGATACGATCTTTGCTGAGGGTCAACGCAGATATGTTGAGTCGCTTTCCGCGTATGCGCGTCAATTCATCGGGCAGATGGATAAACCCGATGTGGACTATATTGACGGCCTCTCCCCCGCTGTATCCATTGACCAGAAGTCCACGAGTCACAATCCGCGTTCGACGGTTGGTACGGTCACCGAGATCTACGATTACATGCGTCTGTTGTTCGCGCGTGCAGGTATTCCGCACTGTCCCACTTGCGGACGTGAAGTGGTCAAGCAATCGGCACAGGAAATTGTAGACAAGGTCGCGGGGCTTGAAAATGGTACACGCATTTTGATCCTTGCGCCGCTGGTTCGCGGGCGCAAAGGAACGTATCAAGCTGTCTTTGAGGAGATCCGCAAAGCGGGTTTTGCTCGTGCCCGCGTGGATGGCACTGTCCACTCACTCGATGATGAAATCGAACTCGACCGTTACAAACAACACACCATCGAAGCAGTGGTAGATCGCCTTGTGATTACTAAGGAAGGCGAAAAAGAAGAAAAGAAAGCCGCGCTCACCCGCCTGACCGACTCGATTGAAACCGCGCTCAAGTTTGGCGAGGGATATATCACGGTCAACCTCGTGGACAGTAAAGAAGACATTGCGTTTTCCGAGCACCTCGCCTGCCCTGAGCATGGCGTCAGTATCAATGAAGTGGAGCCGCGTACTTTTTCGTTCAACACACCACAAGGCGCCTGCCCAGATTGTCAGGGACTAGGCTCAAAATTGGAAATAGACCCGGAGCGCATCATCCCGGACCGAGACCTGTCTCTCAACGAGGGAGCGATCGTCAGCCTTGAGTGGGGACCGAAAGAGGAAGGCGGATATTACTGGCAATCATTACAGAACGCCTGTCATGCTTATAAGATCGATATGGATAAACCCATCCGCGAGTTGAAGAAAGAACAAGTCAACCTTGTTCTTTACGGCACAGGCGATAAGCAAATTCAAATGACGTATAAGAACGCAAACGGCAACGAGTTCAAGTTCACACGTGCCTTCGAAGGTGTTATTACAAATCTTGAACGCCGTTATCGCGAAACCAACTCCGAATGGATGCGTGAGAAGATCAGTGAATTCATGT
Proteins encoded in this window:
- a CDS encoding DegV family protein, translating into MLRIVTDGAADILPGWGREYGIDMIPVNILFGEKTYLQSIELDNEGFYKLVDESKRIPKTAQPSPHQFVEFYRKIAQKGDTILSIHVTAKLSGTYASAISAAEEVKDEFKVIPIDSAVGSLGIGLMCRETRKLERAGKSVEEIVQYLEEIKYKVRVILTLDTLEYAKMSGRVKTLQAALASLLNVKPIAVLSNGDLNMAERVRTRKASLDRVIEMAREEYGNQPVYLAVVHARDPKSGEELLEQAKGHFNHKETMISELSISVAANLGPGTVGLILYPIQ
- a CDS encoding sigma-70 family RNA polymerase sigma factor, with product MQETEFKEDEVLSLASQGDRDAFGQLYERYVDRIFNYVYYRTGNLHDAEDLTARVFQRAMNHIKNYTDRGIPFSAWLYRIAHNLVANWHRDRSRKQEIPLDELPVLPTKGDHPERNLVRSQEQDALLRLIRRLPSERQNLLILKFVENMSNAEIGAIMGRSEGAVKSLYHRTLLALRDQLGDQNINLEGD